In Mycolicibacterium nivoides, the DNA window CTCCGAGGGCACCCGCGTCGGCGTCGGCCCCGGTGGCCGATACACGATCAACGATCTGCTGCACGGACTGCTAATGCACTCCGGCAACGACGCCGCGCACGCACTCGCGGTCCAGCTGGGCGGGATGGACCCCGCACTGCAGAAGCTGAACATCTTGGCGGGCAAGCTCGGTGGCCGCGACACCCGCGCCGCCACCCCATCGGGCCTGGACGGCCCCGGCATGAGCACCTCGGCGTACGACATCGGGCTGTTCTACCGATACGCCTGGCAGAACCCCGCATTCGCCGACATCGTGGCGACCCAGACCTACGACTTCCCCGGGCGCGACGGCAATCCGTCCTATCCGGTGGAGAACGACAACAAGCTGCTCTACAACTATCCGGGCGCGATGGGCGGCAAGACCGGATACACCGATGACGCGGGCCAGACCTTCGTCGGTGCCGCCAACCGTGACGGCCGGCGCCTGGTTGCCATCCTGATGAAGGGCACGCGAGTGCCGATCGCTCCGTGGGAGCAGGCGGCGCACCTGCTCGACTACGGGTTCGCGACCCCACCGGGAACCAAAGTCGGAACCCTCGTCGACCCCGATCCGTCATTGATCACGCCCAAGGCCGACGAGCCGACCGCGGCTCAGGCGGCCTCGGTGCTGCCGCCGGCCGATTCACTGCCGGTGCGGGTCGGTGTGGCCGTCGTCGGTGCCGTGATCGTGTTCCTGTTGATCATGGGTGCGCGGTCGCTGAATCGCCGGCCCGCTCGCTGATCAGCACCTCCCGATAGGCCTCCAACCAGCCGGTATGCGCCGGCTCAGGGCTCCCCCTTGCCGATGTCTGACCGATCGGTCTAATCTCAGACCATGCGGTCAGAGCGGACGAAGACGTTTACCGAACAGGCTCGCCGTCGGCAGATTGTTGAGGGCGCCCTGGAGGTGATCGCCGAACAGGGCTATCCACAGGCGTCGCTGGCGCGCATCGCCGAACACATCGGCATCGCGAAAAGCGCTGTGTTGTATCACTTCACCAACAAGTCCGAAGTGGTCGAGGCGGTCTTCACAGAGATCTTCACCCTTGGCGCCGCGGTGATCGTCCCAGCGGTCGACGCCGAAACCACCGCAGCGGCAAAGCTGTCCGCCTACATCCGGGCCAACATCGCGTTCGTCGTAGCCAACCGGTCGGCGGCCGTGGCGATGCTCGAACTCATCTCCGGATACCGCGACGCGGACGGATTGCGGGTCGACCAGGCCGCGGCCAAGGCCGTCCAGGAGAATCCGCCGACCGGAGACCTGGCCGCTCTCGACCCGCAGAGCATCTTCGCCGCCGGGGTGGAAGCCGGTGAGTTCCGGGAACTCTCACCGCTGTTCATGAAGAACATCCTGCGCGGCGCGCTGGACAGCGCAGCCCAGGAGTACGCCCGCGACCCCGGCTACGACGTCGTCGCCCACGGCGAAGTGCTCGTCGACATCTTCGAGAAGGCCACCGCGCCGTGACCACCATCGTCATCGCGGCCTTCGGCACCCGCGGGGACGTCGCCCCATACACGGGTCTGGCGCAGAAGCTCGCCCAGCAGGGTTATCGCGTCGCCGTCGCCGCCCAGGAGCCGTACCGGGAACTGGTGTCCGGCTGCGGAATTGAATTCCGCTCACTGCCCGGGGATACCGAACGCGCGACCAAAGCCTCACCGGTCGCGCAGGCGTTCGTCGACGGCGCCAGGATGCGGCCGTCCCGGGAAATGCTCGACGAGATGCGCGAGGATCTGCGCCGGCTGGGCCGTGGCCTGATCGAGGCAGCGAAAGACGCTGACCTGCTACTGCTCCCGTCCGTCGCGGCGCTCCTCGGATACCACGTCGCCGAAGGACTCGGCATCCCCAGCGCAGGGGTGTTGCTACAGCCGACCGCACCCACCGGCGACTTCCTGCCGTCGGTGCTCAGCGCGCGATCGCTCGGCCGCTGGGGCAACCGCGTCATCGGCCGGTTGGGCGCGCTCGGCGAGAAGCCGCACCTGGCGCTGATCAACGAGCTACGCACCGAACTCGGGCTGCGCCCGACCACGTTGGCGGGGTATCAAAGCAGACGCGCAGCCACCTGGCCCATCCTGCACGGGTTCAGTGAGCACGTGGTGCCGCGGCCCGCGGACTGGCCGGCGCACTTGCAGGTCACCGGCTATTGGTGGCCGTCGGAGCCCGACAATTGGTCGCCGCCTGCGCAACTGGTCGACTTTCTGCAATCCGGTCCGCCACCGGTGTTCGTCGGTCTCGGCAGCACGGCAACGGCGCGGGGACCCGAGCTGTCCGACACCATCAGCTCAGCGCTGCGTGCCACCGGCACGAGGGCGGTGGTGCAGAGCGGCTGGGCCGGGCTGCACTGCACCGGCGACGACGTGCTCATGGTCGACGAGCTTCCGCATTCATGGCTGTTTCCCCGGGTCGCGGCGGTCGTGCACCACTGCGGTGCGGGCACCACCGCCGCGACGCTCCGGGCCGGTGTCCCGTCCATACCCGTCACCGGAATCATGGATCAACCGTTCTGGGCGAAGCGCCTGCGACTCCTGGGCGTCGCACCTGCCGCCCTTCCGCGCGCCAACGTGACCGCCCTCGAACTCGCCACCGCCCTGCGCGAAGTGTGCGGCGATCCGTCGTATCAGGCACGCGCTCAACAGCTCTCGACACTGCTCGCCGGCGAGGACGGAGCGGGGTCGGCAGCGCACCGCATCACCGAACTGCTCGATCGATCACAGGAGGTACACCATGGCCAGTGACGCACTGATGGGTAACGCCCTGCTGGCCGGGGCAATCGTGCTGGCCGGCGGAGCAATCGGCGCCGGCATCGGCGACGGGCTCGCCGGCTCGCAGTTCATCGCCGGTGTGGCGCGCCAGCCGGAAGCCCAAGCGCGCTTGTACACACCGTTTTTCATCACGGTGAGCCTCGTGGAGGCGACGTTCTTCATCAACATCGCGTTCATGGCGTTGTTCGTCTTCGCCACCCCAGGCGGATAGATGGCGACCATCGCGATCATCGCCATCGGCAGCCACGGCGATGTGGCACCGCTGACCGGGGTCGGTGCGCGATTGCAGCGAGCCGGGCATCGCGTGATCGTGGTGGCGTATCAGGCATTCGCCGAACTCGTCACCGGAAGCGGGCTGGAGTTTCGCGGACTGGCCGACGAACTCGACGGCAACTCAGCCGCTCTGTCGGACGTGTCAGCACGCCAAGCCGCCAAGGCCATGGCGGCATTCCTCTCACCACGCGGCATGCGAGTGCTGGGCGATCGCGTGCTGGCCGCCGTCCGTGACGAACCGGTGGACGCGCTGCTGCTGTCACCGTTCGCGGAGCTGGCCGGCCATCCGCTGGCCGACGCGCTCGCCGTTCCCGGCATCGGCGTTCGGTTGCAGCCTTTCTCGGCGACCGCCGACTATCCACCAGCCGTGCTGGGAGCCTGGTCCGCCGGGCGGTTCGGGAACAGGGCAGCCGCGCGGATCGGCGCGACCACGATCGACGGGCTGTATGGCAGGGCAGTCAACCACTTTCGTGCGCAACTCGGCCTCCCGACCGCCCCGGCCCGGGTGTTGCGACGCCGGCGCACTGATGCTGGTTGGCCGATTCTGTACGGGTACTCGCCCACGATCCTGCCCCGGCCGGCCGATTGGCGGCCAGGTATCGACGTCGTCGGGTACTGGTGGCCGGAGCGCGCGACCGGATGGCAACCGCCCACCGAGCTCGTGGACTTCCTCGACGCCGGCCCGCCACCGATCGTCATCGGCTTCGGCAGCACGGTCAACAGCCGCGCCCAGGCCCAGCAGCTGTCCACGCTTGTCGCACAGGCGATTCGGCGCGCGGGCGCGCGAGCGGTGATCCAGTCCGGCTGGGCGGGGCTCGACTTCGGCGGGGACGACGCGATCGCGGTCGGCGAGGTGCCCCACGACTGGCTGTTCGCGCAGGCGGCGGCCGTTGTGCACCACTGCGGTGCGGGCACTGCCGCGGCCGGACTACGTGCCGGTGTGCCGGCGATCGCGGCACCAGGCCCCTACGGCGACCAACCGTTCTGGGCGCGAAGGCTGTTCGACCTCGGAGTCAGCCCCCAGCCGATCCCGCAACGTCGACTCAGCGCCGACAACCTCAGTGAAGCGATACGCGATGTGTTGTCAGATAACAGCTTCGGAGACCCGGCGGCGAAGACGGCCGCAGCCATCGCTGCCGAGGACGGTGCGGGCGGGGTTCTCGCAGCCGTTGAGAAGCTGCTCGGCTGAGACTCAGCGAATTCGCGGGTTCGACTGACAAAGAATTGCCACTCAAGTTAAATACATCCCGGTCCTGCCAATCCGCCGCCGCTCTCGGCGGGTTGGCAGGCTCACCCATGCCAGCGCCCGAGTAGCTGGTCGGCCCCGTCGGACAGCGATCGGACGATCTCGGCCGCCCCGGCCGGCGTGCGCACCAGCCCCACACCCTGCCCCGCATTGACCGGCGATCCGCGCAGCACGCGCTCGGGGATGGTCTCCGGCCAACGATATCCGGCCGCGACGTCGTATTCGGTGGTCAGCTCGGTCGCCTCCCCCTCGGCGGCCAGTAGGGCGTCGCGCGCCGGCCCGGGCGTCAGCGCCTCGGCGCATGCGGCGAAGGCTGTGCCGACCCAGGCGGCGCCCGCCCCGGCGGCCAGCACTGCAGCGACCGCCCGGGGCGAGGAGATTCCGCCGGCCGCGAGCACGGGAACATCGACGGCGTCGAGCACCTCGGCCAGCAGCGGCAGCGTGCCCATCGCCGGCTCACCGTGGCCGCCGCCTTCGGCTCCGCGTGCCACCAGCACATCGACGCCGGCATCGACCGCGCGTCGGGCCGCGTCGACCGTGGCCACCTGGGTCGTCACCGTCAGGCCCGCATCGTGTGCCCGGCGCACCCAATCCCAGTCCTGCCCGAAACTCACGCTGAGCAACGCGGGCCTGGCGGCCAGCGCGACGTCGAACAGATCCGGCCGATCCTGGGCGACCCAGTGCACCAGGCCAATTCCGAATCGCCGCGCATCGAGCTGCGCCAGTTCGGCGGTCAACTGCTCGGCTGTCGCCGAACTGCCCATCCCGACCATGCCCAGGCCGCCGGCGGCCGAGACCGCGGACGCCAGCCGGCCTCCGGCCGCGCCGCCCATCGGCGCGTTGACGATGGGGACATCGATGCCGATCGACCGCGACCAGGTGGTTGCCAAGCTCACAGCCTGCAATGTTACGTCGTTGTTACAATAGGGATCGCCAGCACATGGCACCGGACGAGGCGCACCCGTACCCGGCCAGCGAAAAGACGGGGTGTTTGGAGGTGTGCCATGGCCTGGTTGATTCTCGTCATCTCAGGTGTCCTCGAAGCCGTATGGGCGACCGCCCTGAGCAAGACCGAGGGCTTCACCCGCCTGGTTCCGTCAGTCGTGTTCTTCGTGGCCCTTGCGTTCTCGATGGTTGGACTGGCCATCGCGATGCGCAGCCTGCCCCCTGGCACCAGCTACGCGATATGGGTGGGCATCGGCGCGGTGCTCACCGTCGGCTACGCAATGATCACCGGCGCCGAATCCGCTTCGGTGATCAAGGTGGTACTCATGCTCGGCGTCGTCGGCTGCATCGTCGGCCTGAAGGCCGTCAGCCACTAACGCCGCAGTAACCGCGAAAGCCCGAGAGCACCAATGGCTCCCATGGCGGCCGCGGCCAAAGCGCCGGACACCCCGATCCCCTCGTGGACCTGCACCCTGGTGACGATCTGCGCGGGGTTCGGTGGTGGCACGGGCGCCTCGGCCAGGCTCTCCGTGGACGTCGCCGCCCAGGCAGTCGCGAACAAGATCAGCCGCGCGGTGACGTAGGCGAACACCATCAGGCCCAGCACCGGGCCGAATGTCGCGCCCGCGGGCCCGCCCAGCACGGACTGCAGGTAGATCGACGCTACCTGCTTGAAGATCTCGAAGCCCACGGCGGCCAGGAGGCCGGCCCGGATCGACCGGCGGAAGGGCACCGGCTCGCGCGGCAATCGGGAGATGATCCAGCTGAACAGGAGCCACGAGATCGAGACCGAGACGACGATCGATATGACACGCAACCCGCCACCGAGCAGGGCGCCGTCGTGAACACCGAGCCAGCGCAACACCTTCCGCATCAACGCTGGGTCGCCGAGCACGGTCAGCCCGATGGTGATCACCATCGCCAGAAACGCCGACACCAGGGCCAGCAGGTCGGAGAGCTTGTTGCCGACAAAGTTGGACTCGGCGCGTTGCTCCCACATCTGGCTCAGCGCCTCGCGCAGGTTCGCCATCCAGCCCAGGCCGGCCCACGCCGCGGTCGCGAGACCGATCACGCCGACCGTGCCGCGCGAGGCAATGGCCGAGTCCATCAGGGTCACCAGTTGCTGGCCGAGATCACCCGACACCGCTTGCCGAATCCGCTGCTCGATCTCTTCGAGCAGATCGGGCCGCCGCGACAGCAGGAAACCGCCGGCAGCGAAGCCGACCATCAGCAGCGGGAACAGCGCGAAGATGGTGAAATACGTGATCCCAGCGGCATAGAAGTTGCCGTTGCAGTCGTTGTAGCGCTCCTGCGCCCGCATCACATGGTCGAACCAGGGAAAGCGCGCGCGCACACGGTCGAGCAGTCCCGGCTTCTCGGGCTCGTCCACCGCCAACCCCTCCCTGGCGCTTATGGTGTTTGCTGGAGAAACCCTATCCTGTCGTAAACCCGAGCGAGTGTCTTCCCGGCCACCTCCCGGGCGTGTTCCGCCCCTGCGGCCAGAACCGACTGGAGTTCGGCCGGGTCATCCAGCAATTCGTCGACGCGGGTCTTGATCGGCGTGACGAACTCCACCACGGCCTCGGCGGTCTCCTTCTTGAGATCGCCATAGCCACGGCCCGCATAACCTTCGACCAACTTGTCGACGTCGGTACCGGTCACCGCGGACTGGATGGTCAGCAGGTTCGAGATGCCCGGCTTGTTCTCCTGATCGAACCGGATCTCCCGCTCGCTGTCGGTCACCGCCGAGCGGATCTTCTTGGCCGTGGCCTTCGGATCGTCGAGCAGGCTGATCAGCCCGGCGTCACTGGCCGCCGACTTGCTCATCTTCGCAGACGGGTCCTGTAGGTCGTAGATCTTGGCGGTGGCCTTGGGGATCATCGCCTCGGGCACCACGAAGGTGTCCGGGAACCGGGCGTTGAATCGCTGCGCGAGGTCCCGGGCCAACTCCAGGTGCTGGCGCTGATCCTCCCCGACCGGGACCAGATCGGTGTCGTAGAGCAGCACGTCGGCGGCCATCAGCACCGGATAGGTGAACAGACCCACCGTGGTGGCGTCCGCGCCCTGCTTCTGCGACTTGTCCTTGAACTGTGTCATCCGCGATGCCTGACCGAAACCGGTGAAACATCCCAGTACCCAAGCCAATTGGCTGTGCTCGGGCACATGGCTCTGAACGAACACGGTGCTGCGCGTCGGGTCGATGCCCAGCGCCAGGTACTGCGCGGCGGTCACCAGCGTGCGCCGGCGCAGGATTTCGGGGTCCTGCGGCACGGTAATGGCGTGCTGGTCGACGACACAGAAGAACGCCTCGTAACCGTCCTGCAGCTGCGCCCAGTGCGTGACGGCACCCAGGGCATTTCCCAGGTGCAGGGAGTCAGAGGTGGGCTGGGCGCCCGAGAACACGACCTGTTTGCTTCCGCTACTCATGATGATCTGATTTTCGCACTGGCGTCATCCGGATTCTTCGCGGGTCAGCTGCTGCAGCACCCGCAGGAACACTTTCCGGTCGTCCGCAGTCAGCTCACCCAGCCAACGCTCCTCCCCGCGCTGGATGTCGCGCTGGACCGCGTCCTTGACCGCACGCCCCGCATCGGTGATGGCCAGCAGCCTCGCACGGCGGTCGTCGGGGTCGGCCTCGCGCTCGATGAAGCCCTGCTGTTGCAGGTCATCGAGGGTGCGGATGATGCGGGTCTTGTCGGCGCCGATCGCGTCGGCCAGGGCCGCCTGCGTCCGCACCGAGGAGCGGTCCAACGTGAGCAGGACGACGTAGCCCCACATCGACAGGCCATGGGCGTCGAGGACCGGCTGTTCGGCGGCGATCATCTCGCGCAACAACGGGGCGAGCATGGCCGCCAGGTCGGGGCGCTTCGACATTCGATCAGCGTAAGCGTTGCCATATGATGTGCTCGCGCTTATCGTAAGCGTATGCCTACTATTGAAACCGATGTACGCCCCCTGCACCGCGTCGCCGTCCTGCGCTCCGTCGATGTCGTCGACGCTGTCCGCACATCCGACCTGGACCGCCCCACCCCCTGCGCGGGGTGGACGCTGGGCGATCTGCTGGCCCACATGACCGTGCAGCATCGCGGGTTCGCCGCCGCTGCCCGCGGACACGGTTCAGATGAAGCGCACTGGAACGTCGAGACAGTGGCCGACGCCGTGCGTGCCGACCCCGTCGGCACATACACCGCGGCCGCGCACGACGTGCTCGACGCCTTCGCCGCCGACGGGATCACCGAGGCGACGTTCGCCCTACCCGAGTTCGGACCGGATGCGACGTTCCCTGGCGCGCTGGCGATCGGATTCCACCTCGTCGACTACGCGGTGCACGGCTGGGATGTCGCGGCCGCCCTCGGTGCGGCCTACGGATTGCCGGACGACGTCGTCGCCGCCGTCCTCCCGTTGGTGATGGCGATCCCCGACGGCGACTTCCGCGACAGTCCGGCCTCACCGTTCGACCGGGCCGTCAATGCCTCGGGGGCAACAGATTTCGACAAGGTCCTGCTACATCTGGGCCGGCGCCCGGACTGGCGTCAGCCGTAACTGACCGTCACCGGTGAGTGATCCGACCATCGCAGTGCGTACAGCTCGGCCCGATCCACCCATGCGGATGTGGCCCTGCCCGCCAGCGTCGGGCTGGCCAGGTGATAGTCGATGCGCCAACCGGCGTCGTTGTCGAAGGCCTTGCCGCGCCACGACCACCAGCTGTAGGGCCCGGCCACATCGGGATGCAGTACCCGCACCACGTCCACCCAGCCCGTTCCGAGCAGCTCGGTGAGCCACGCCCGTTCGCTGGGCAGGAAGCCGGCCTTCTTGACGTTGCCCTTCCAGTTCTTGATGTCGTTCTCGGTGTGCGCGATGTTCCAGTCACCGCACAGCACCGCGTCGCGACCATGCAGCTCGGCCATCCGCGCGGCGATGGTGGCCATGAACCGTTCCTTCTCCAGCTGCCGGTCCGTCTCGGCCTCCCCGGTCGGGACGTACACGCTGGCCACCGTCACCCCCGCGGTATCCACCTCGAGGTAGCGCCCGTGGGCCTCGAACTCGTCGGAGACCAGCAGCCGCGACGCCTCGATGGGATGCCGGGACAACACCGCAACCCCGTTGCGGCCCTTGACATGCGGTTCGGCCGAGGCGACGTTCCAGCCGTCGGCCAGGGCCGGCGCCAAGGCATCGCTGAGCTGCTCGTCGTCGGCGCGGGTCTCCTGCAGACACACGACGTCGGCCTCGGTTTCCTTGAGCCAGGGCAGCAGGCCGAGATTGTCTGTGGACCGCTGCTTGACCGCGGCGCGAATGCCGTTGACGTTGATGGTGCTGACGGTCAGAGGTCCCGGAGATGCCACGGCCAAGACCCTACCGACCGCCGCCGACACCCACCGACACCCTCTTGCGGTACCGGCGGTATCACCTTAATGTCGGGCGGCATGGCTGAACGTGCTCCCATCCACCTCGGCACCCCCGACGGCGACCCGATCCTGCTGCTGCATCCGTTCCTGTTGTCGCAGAGCGTGTGGAAGTACGTCGCACCGCAGCTCGCGCGGACCGGCCGCTACGACGTGTTCGCCCCGACCATGGCCGGCCATCACGGCGGCGCGCACGCGCCGATGCTCCTCGACGTCGCGACGCTGGCCGACGATGTCGAACGCCGGCTCGACGAGCTCGGCTGGACCACCGCGCACATCGTCGGGAACTCGCTGGGCGGCTGGGTGGCCTTCGAACTGGAACGCCGCGGCCGGGCCCGCACACTGACCGGCATCGCCCCCGCGGGCGGCTGGTCGATGTTCACCCTCGCCAAGTACGAGATCATCGCCAAGTTCATGGCAGCCCTGCCGGTGGTGCTGGCCACCGCGGCATTGCGTCAGAAGGTGCTGAAACTTCCGCTGTCCGAGCAGATCTCATACCTGGCCGTCAGCGCCACACCCGAGGTGCTCAACGCCGGTGACCGCCACGACCTGATCGACGACGTCGCGCACTGCCCCGCGTATTTCAAGCTCATGGTGAAGGCACTGACCACCCCGGGGCTGATGGAGATCGGCGATTCTCACACCCCGACCCAGCTGGTGATCTGCGAGAAGGACCGCGTGCTGCCGGCACCACGATTCACCCGGCACTTCACCAGGAGCCTGGCGCCGGACGCGGTGGTGACCACGCTCAAGGGAGTGGGACACGTCCCGATGTTCGAGGCGCCAGACACCATCACCGGGGTGATCACCGAGTTCGTCGACCGGCACATCGGTCAAACGCGCGCAACGGGGTGATCGACCATGCGCGCGGGACATCCAGTCTGCGCACAGATCGAGAATTCGGGCGTTTTGAGGATCTGAGCGCAGGCTCGGGGATCTGAGCGCAGGCTCGGCGCGGACGATTGCCGCGCCGAGCCCCGATCTCAGCCCTCGGAGGCCGCCAGCGTGTCGTTGAGCGTCTTGCTCGGACGCATCACCGCGGCGGTTTTCTCGGGGTCCGGGTAGTAGTAGCCACCGATGTCGGCCGGTTTGCCCTGCGCCGCATTGAGTTCGGCGACGATGGCCTGCTCCTGCTCGCCGAGCGCCTTGGCCAGCGGCGCGAAGTGCGCGGCCAGCTCCTTGTCCTCGGTCTGCTCGGCCAGCGCCTGCGCCCAGTACAGCGCGAGGTAGAACTGGCTGCCGCGGTTGTCCAGCTCACCGGTCTTGCGCGACGGGGACTTGTTCTCGTTCAACAACTCTCCGGTCGCGGTGTCCAGCGTGGCAGCCAGCACCTTGGCCTTCGCGTTGTCAGTCTTGTTGCCCAGATCCTCCAGGCTGGCGCCCAACGCGAGGAACTCGCCCAGCGAATCCCAGCGCAGGTGGTTCTCCTCCACCAGCTGATGGACGTGCTTGGGCGCCGAGCCGCCGGCACCGGTCTCGTACAGCCCGCCACCGGCCATCAACGGCACGATCGAGAGCATCTTGGCGCTAGTGCCCAACTCCAGGATCGGGAACAGGTCGGTCAAGTAGTCACGCAGGATGTTGCCGGTCACCGAGATGGTGTCCTTGCCGCGGATCAGTCGCTCCAGGGTGTAGCGCATGGCCCAGACCTGCGGCAGGATCGTGATCTCCAGGCCCTCGGTGTCCTCTTCCTTGAGGTACGCCTTGACCTTCTTGCGCAGTTCGTTCTCGTGCGGGCGCTCGTCATCGAGCCAGAACACGGCAGGCATTCCGGACAACCGAGCCCGATTGACGGCCAGCTTGACCCAGTCCCGGATCGGGGCATCCTTGACGACCGGCATCCGCCAGATGTCGCCCTCCTCGACCTCCTGGCTCAGCAGCACCTCGCCGGATTCGATGTCGACGATCTTGGCCACACCGGCCTGCGGGATCTCGAAGGTCTTGTCGTGGCTGCCGTACTCCTCGGCCTGCTGTGCCATCAGACCGACGTTGGGCACCGTTCCCATGGTGGTCGGATCGAACTGGCCGTGGGTCTTACAGAAGTTGATCACTTCCTGGTACATCCGGGAGAACGTCGACTCCGGGTTGACGGCCTTGGTGTCCTTGGTGCGGCCGTCGGCGCCGTACATCTTGCCGCCGAGGCGGATCATCGCCGGCATCGACGCGTCGACGATGACGTCGCTGGGCGAGTGGAAGTTCGAGATGCCCTTTGCCGAATCCACCATGGCCAGCTCCGGCCGGTGCTCATGGCAGCGGTGCAGGTCCTCGATGATCTCCTCACGCTGCGAAGCCGGCAGCGCCTCGATCTTGCTGTAGAGGTCCGACAGACCGTTATTGACGTTGACACCGAGCTCGTCGAACAGCTTCTGATGCTTGGCGAAGGCGTCCTTGTAGAAGACCTTGACGGCGTGGCCGAACACGATCGGGTGGCTGACCTTCATCATGGTCGCCTTGACGTGCAGCGAGAACATCACGCCGGTCTTGTAGGCGTCCTCGATCTGCTCCTCGTAGAACTCGATCAGCGCTTTCTTGCTCATGTACATCGAGTCGATGACGTCGCCCGCGTCGAGCTTGACCTCGGGCTTCAGCACGACAGTCTCGCCGGATGCCGTCTCCAGCTCCATGCGTACGTTGCGCGCCTTGTCCAGCGTCATCGACTTCTCACCGTGGTAGAAGTCGCCGGTCTTCATGGTGGCGACATGGGTCCGCGAGGCCTGCGACCACTCACCCATGCTGTGCGGGTGCTTGCGCGCGTACTCCTTGACCGCCTTGGGTGCGCGGCGGTCCGAGTTGCCTTCACGCAGAACGGGGTTGACCGCGCTGCCGAGGATCTTCGAGTAGCGATCGCGGATCGCCTTCTCATCGTCGGTCTTGGGGTCACCCGGGTAGTCGGGAACCGCGTAGCCCTTCTCCTGCAGCTCCTTGACCGCGGCCACGAGCTGCGGGACCGAAGCGCTGATGTTGGGCAGCTTGATGATGTTGGTTTCGGGCAGCTGCGTGAGGCGGCCCAGCTCACCGAGGTTGTCCGGGACCTTCTGGTCCTCGGTCAGATAGTCACCGAATTCGGCCAGGATGCGGGCCGCCACCGAGATGTCACTGGTCTGGATTTCGATACCCGCCGGCTCTGCAAAGGCCCGGATGATCGGCAAGAAGGAGTACGTCGCAAGCAGCGGCGCCTCGTCGGTCAGCGTGTAGATGATGGTCGGCTGCTGGGCAGTCATGGTTGCTCTCCCGGCGTCAGTCTGGGTTGGACGAGGATCACTCGTTGTCACCCGCGGTTTTTCGCTGCTCTGTATCGCGGGCCAGACTACAAGGGCGCGAACGGCCGCGAAGGAGCAGCTTTCATTACTGACCAGTAACTTTCGGTTACGGCGAGCCGTCCGGCGCCTCGGCGCGCCCACCGAACTGAACGTGTTTCAGTCCCGTCGGCGCAGAACCGGCAAACACTCCGAAGAACCGACTGGCACCGCCTCAGCGCGTTGCGATAAGCTGCAGACCGGTCATGAGTGTCAGCATCAAGCCCCGGCTTGCTGGCCGGCAACCCTCCAACCGCGGTGGGGTGCCCCGGGTGATGACCAGGTTGAGCAGTCGTTCGCGGCTGTAAGGCAAGCGCGGGTCCGAAGGTACGGGCCCCCAGACAGACAGGGAAACCTGATGGAGGCCAGCCATGTGTATGTGTCAGTGAACCCAAGGTGTCAGCCCGTCGTGATCGACGACAGGCCCGGCGCCCGGTAGCCGACCGCACTAACTACCTTCTTCATCCCCTTCACGGAGGAGACACCCCAGCCATGACAAACCCCGAAATCGTCGCGAACTGGTCGTTCGAGACCAAGCAGGTCCACGCGGGTCAGAGCCCCGATGCCGCCACGAAGGCCCGGGCCCTGCCGATCTACCAGACCACGTCCTACACCTTCGACAGCACCGACCACGCCGCCGCCCTGTTCGGGCTGGCCGAGCCGGGCAACATCTACACCCGCATCGGTAACCCCACCACCGACGTCGTCGAGCAGCGCATCGCCGCACTCGAAGGCGGCGTCGCCGCGCTGCTGCTGTCCTCGGGCCAGGCCGCCGAGACCTTCGCCATCCTCAACCTGGCCGGCG includes these proteins:
- a CDS encoding glycosyltransferase: MATIAIIAIGSHGDVAPLTGVGARLQRAGHRVIVVAYQAFAELVTGSGLEFRGLADELDGNSAALSDVSARQAAKAMAAFLSPRGMRVLGDRVLAAVRDEPVDALLLSPFAELAGHPLADALAVPGIGVRLQPFSATADYPPAVLGAWSAGRFGNRAAARIGATTIDGLYGRAVNHFRAQLGLPTAPARVLRRRRTDAGWPILYGYSPTILPRPADWRPGIDVVGYWWPERATGWQPPTELVDFLDAGPPPIVIGFGSTVNSRAQAQQLSTLVAQAIRRAGARAVIQSGWAGLDFGGDDAIAVGEVPHDWLFAQAAAVVHHCGAGTAAAGLRAGVPAIAAPGPYGDQPFWARRLFDLGVSPQPIPQRRLSADNLSEAIRDVLSDNSFGDPAAKTAAAIAAEDGAGGVLAAVEKLLG
- a CDS encoding TetR/AcrR family transcriptional regulator, with the translated sequence MRSERTKTFTEQARRRQIVEGALEVIAEQGYPQASLARIAEHIGIAKSAVLYHFTNKSEVVEAVFTEIFTLGAAVIVPAVDAETTAAAKLSAYIRANIAFVVANRSAAVAMLELISGYRDADGLRVDQAAAKAVQENPPTGDLAALDPQSIFAAGVEAGEFRELSPLFMKNILRGALDSAAQEYARDPGYDVVAHGEVLVDIFEKATAP
- a CDS encoding D-alanyl-D-alanine carboxypeptidase family protein; the encoded protein is MATLRRTTRRAVSAFAALAMVTAPLMTAGVANADPAPECPYKVTTPPAVDASEAPKPGEVAPGPLPVPTKTIGGEALSGCGVITAANTPPLPNDVSAEAWLVADLDTGDIIAAKDPHGRHRPASIIKVLVATAALNELNLNKLVAGTQDDANSEGTRVGVGPGGRYTINDLLHGLLMHSGNDAAHALAVQLGGMDPALQKLNILAGKLGGRDTRAATPSGLDGPGMSTSAYDIGLFYRYAWQNPAFADIVATQTYDFPGRDGNPSYPVENDNKLLYNYPGAMGGKTGYTDDAGQTFVGAANRDGRRLVAILMKGTRVPIAPWEQAAHLLDYGFATPPGTKVGTLVDPDPSLITPKADEPTAAQAASVLPPADSLPVRVGVAVVGAVIVFLLIMGARSLNRRPAR
- a CDS encoding glycosyltransferase produces the protein MTTIVIAAFGTRGDVAPYTGLAQKLAQQGYRVAVAAQEPYRELVSGCGIEFRSLPGDTERATKASPVAQAFVDGARMRPSREMLDEMREDLRRLGRGLIEAAKDADLLLLPSVAALLGYHVAEGLGIPSAGVLLQPTAPTGDFLPSVLSARSLGRWGNRVIGRLGALGEKPHLALINELRTELGLRPTTLAGYQSRRAATWPILHGFSEHVVPRPADWPAHLQVTGYWWPSEPDNWSPPAQLVDFLQSGPPPVFVGLGSTATARGPELSDTISSALRATGTRAVVQSGWAGLHCTGDDVLMVDELPHSWLFPRVAAVVHHCGAGTTAATLRAGVPSIPVTGIMDQPFWAKRLRLLGVAPAALPRANVTALELATALREVCGDPSYQARAQQLSTLLAGEDGAGSAAHRITELLDRSQEVHHGQ
- a CDS encoding F0F1 ATP synthase subunit C, which produces MASDALMGNALLAGAIVLAGGAIGAGIGDGLAGSQFIAGVARQPEAQARLYTPFFITVSLVEATFFINIAFMALFVFATPGG
- a CDS encoding DMT family transporter, translating into MAWLILVISGVLEAVWATALSKTEGFTRLVPSVVFFVALAFSMVGLAIAMRSLPPGTSYAIWVGIGAVLTVGYAMITGAESASVIKVVLMLGVVGCIVGLKAVSH
- a CDS encoding nitronate monooxygenase, giving the protein MSLATTWSRSIGIDVPIVNAPMGGAAGGRLASAVSAAGGLGMVGMGSSATAEQLTAELAQLDARRFGIGLVHWVAQDRPDLFDVALAARPALLSVSFGQDWDWVRRAHDAGLTVTTQVATVDAARRAVDAGVDVLVARGAEGGGHGEPAMGTLPLLAEVLDAVDVPVLAAGGISSPRAVAAVLAAGAGAAWVGTAFAACAEALTPGPARDALLAAEGEATELTTEYDVAAGYRWPETIPERVLRGSPVNAGQGVGLVRTPAGAAEIVRSLSDGADQLLGRWHG